From the genome of Tenericutes bacterium MZ-XQ:
GAACATGGATTCATCTATTTAGCGGTATAGAGTTTAGTCAAGGAACACATATGATTCAAGTACCATTTGGAAGTCCAGCAGTATTCTATCGAAAGGAATCAGAATTTAGCAATATCTTTCTAGAAATCTCAAATTACATACCTAAATAAACAAAAAAAAGAACTCAATTTTCATGAAGAAATGAGTTCTTTTTTTGAATTTATATTGATTTATACGTATTCATAACCTACAGCTATCGCTTTTTGATTTACTGGCAATAAAGCTTCTTTTTCACCTGTTAAGAAATGTTTTAAACTTTCTACAATCACTTCTTCTTTAAAGATATTGTTTACTTTTAAGTAAGCACCTAGCATAACCATATTAGCAACCTGAGGTTTATTAAGTTCATTTGCAATCTCATTCATTGGTATACCATAGATATGACATTTCTGCTTAACTTTTTCTTCAATCAATGAAGCATTATAGAAAATGTTTCCTTCGTCTGTAACTAAATCTTGAAATTTATGAAGCGATGGTAGATTAAACACCATTAAATCATCAGCTTTTTTAAATATTGGTGAGTAAATCGGTTTATCACTAATCGTCACTGCACAGTTTGCAGTACCTCCTCTAGTTTCTGGTCCATATGTAGGTACCCAAACACTATATAATCCTTGTAGGTTTGCTGCATAGGCAATGAGTTGTCCTGTAAGCATGACACCTTGGCCACCAAAGCCAGCTATTCTAATTCTTCTAATCATGACTCATCACATCCTTAAATACTCCAAGTGGGAAGATAGGAACCATTTCTTCTTTGACACGATTCATTGCGTCAAATGGCTTCATTTTCCAATTTACCGGACAAGTCGATAAAACTTCAATCATCGAAAACCCTTTACCATCAATTTGATATTGGAAAGCTTTTTTAATCGCTTTTTTAGCTTTTCTTATGTTTGGAACATCAGTTAGCATGACACGTTCTACATAAGCAGCACCGTCTACTTGTCCCAAAATCTCTGACATCTTAATCGGACCACCATGTAATGCTTGAACTCTACCATCTTGAGATGTTGTTGTTTTTTGTCCAACTAATGTTGTAGGGGCCATTTGACCACCAGTCATACCATAAGTGGTGTTGTTCGCATAAATAACAGTGATGTTTTCTCCACGATTTGCTGCATGAATTGTTTCAGCAATACCAATCGATGCTAAATCTCCATCGCCCTGATAAGTAAATACAATGTTTTCAGGCAATGAACGTTTTACACCAGTTGCAACCGCACAAGCTCTACCATGAGCTGCTTGTTGCATGTCACAATTGATATATTCATAACTAAACACTGAACATCCAACAGATGCAATACCCACTGTGTGATCTAAAACACCTAGTTCATCTAATACTTCCGCTACCAATTTATGAAGTATACCATGTGTACACCCTGGACAATAATGTGTTCGATTATCTGTAAGTCCCAGACTTCTTTCATATTTAATCATCTATTCCACCACTCTTTCATCAAAAGTCATGATAGCTTCAACAATTTCTTCTGGTTCTGGAACAATACCACCAGGTCTTCCATAAAATGCTACTTTATGTCTACCTCTATCTGAAATTAAAACGTCATCTAACATTTGTCCTAATGACATTTCTACAACCATTAAACCTTTAACACTCTTAGGTATTTCACTAAATGCTTTCTTAGGATAAGGCCATAGAGAAATCGGTCTAATCATGCCTACATTCACACCGTTTTCTGCTAAGATTTCAATAGAAGAACGACAGATTCTTGCTGTTGTTCCATAAGCTACAATGACATAATCTGGATTATTATCCATATTAATCATTTCATATTTTGTTTCGTTTTTTTCTATTTCTTTATATTTCTTTTGCAGTTTTAAATTATGTTGTTCCAGTTCATTTGGATCTAAGAATAAACTATTTATAACATTTCTACCTTCATGGTGTTTAGTTCCTATAGCTGCCCATGATTTCTTTGGTAGTTCTCTTTTTTTGACTGGAATATCTAAATCAACTGTTTCCATCATTTGACCAATAAGTCCATCAGCTAAAATCATGACTGGATTTCTATATGCATCTGCGATATCAAAAGATTCTTTAACCAAGTCAACTGTTTCTTGAACAGATTCTGGAGCTAATACAATCACGTGATAATCCCCATTGCCTCCACCACGCGTTGCTTGATAATAGTCACCTTGAGAAGGTTGTATGGTTCCTAATCCAGGACCACCTCTCATGACTGAACCAATAACACATGGTAGTTCAGCACCTGCAATATAACTAATACCTTCTTGTTTTAAGGCAATACCTACTGAAGATGATGATGTCATTACTCTTTTTCCAGAACCAGCAGCACCATAAACCATATTAATTGCTGCAACTTCACTTTCAGCTTGAACAAACACCTTACCAGCTTCAGGTAATAATTTTGATAAATACTCTGGCACTTCATTTTGAGGTGTAATTGGATAGCCAAAATAACAATCTAATCCTGCTTTAATCGCTGCTTTTGCTATCGCTTCATTACCTTTCATCAATACTTTACTCATCTGTCTGCCACCTCTACTTTTATAACTGAATCAGGACATATGATTGCACAATTTGCACACCCAATGCATTTATCCATATCTGTGACACTTATCAAATGATATCCCTTAGAATTCATTCTATTTTTGTCAAGATTAAGGATATCTACTGGGCATACATGCGTACAAAGCTCACATCCCTTACAAGCTTCATTGTCAAATGTTAAATTTCCTTTTTTCACTTGATCACATCCTATCTTTTAATATAATTGTCATGTAAACGATTAATTGTTTCTATTCTCTTCTTCGCGAATACTTTTGCTGCAATATGTGTATTGATATTTTCGCTTTCAGCGATATGATAAATGTCTAATAAGCGATCATAAATCTTTTCAATATCTCTAGTAGCACGTCCCACATTGTAATCTAATAACTCATGATAAACATTAATTAAACCACCAGCATTAATCACAAAATCAGGAGCATATAAAATACCTTTTTCTTTGATCATATCTCCATGAATATCTTCATCTAATAATACGTTATTAGCTGTACCAGCAATAATTTTCGCTTTGATTTGCGGAATCGTGTCTGAGTTTAAAGATCCACCTAAAGCACATGGAACCAATACATCTACATCTAATTTATAAAAATCTTCAGGTTTAACAAACTCTACATCTGGATTTTCTTTTTTAAGTCTTGCGATATGTTTTTCATTGATCTCAGAAAAATAAACTTTTTTCGCATTGTTCTTTACTAAATGTTTGATTAAATAATAACCCGTTTGCCCTGCGCCTTGAACTGCAAACGTGTATTTTGAAATATCCTCATCGCCAAATTGATGCATAAGTGATGCTCTAATACCATGGAATGCTCCAAGCGCTGTCATTGGCGAAGGATTTCCACTCTTACCTTCTAGTCCAACAACATAATCTGTTTCCATAGCAACAAAATCCATATCTTTAGTTGATGTATTCACATCTTCAGCAGTAATATATCTGCCATTTAAAGATTGAACATAGCGTCCTAAAGCTCTAAAGTATGCTTCAGATTTAACTTTGTCTGCTTCCCCAATTAATACTGTTTTTCCCCCACCTAAGTTGAGCCCAGCAGCAGCAGCTTTATAAGTCATACCTCTTGATAATCTTAAACAATCTAACACTGCAGCTTCTTCTGATTCATAGTTCCACAGTCTAGTTCCACCAAGGGCTGGCCCTAATGTGGTGTTATGAATACATGTAATTCCTTTCAATCCTGTCGTCTTGTCATAAAAATAGACTACCTGCTCATATCTATGTTTGGCCATGTAGTCAAAGTGTTTGAAATCGCTCATTTTAAATCTCCCTTCCATTTGTTAAAAGCACTTACATTTGTATTATAACATAGTTATAATAAGAATACATGAGAAAATTTAAGAATGTTTCTAAATAACATAATTTACCAAAAAAAGAGTACTAAAATTAGTACTCTTCTAGTCGTTTTTCTAATTGGTTGATCAGTTTACCTACATGAAAACCATCAACAAACGCATGATGAACTTCTATGGATAAAGGCATCATCATTTTTTCACCTTGTTTCTCAAATTTTCCCCATCCTATTCGAGGAACAGCATCTTTAGAATCTATGTTTGAAGGATGACTCGTTTGAGTAAACTTAGCCCAAGGAAACGTAGTTATATAAATTAAATCCTGTCTGACTTCTTCCTCTAAATCAATAAATTTATTGCCTTGACTTTTTGATTTTTGAATGGCTTTTTCTTGAAATGCATCAATATCATTTATGAAATCAGCATTCACTATTTTAAATGTATCACCATCTTCTATTTTATCTGTAAAAGAGGGTGAAACTAAATCAAAAAGAGAAGGTGCTCCATCTACAAATCGATATCTAAAATTTTCAATTTTATTTAATTCATCTAGTAATATCCACATAAATGAAAAGTAAAATGATCGTTTATTTGCTTTTACATAATCATAGAATTTTTTTACATCCAGTTCAACTGTAATTTGGTACCTTGGAAGCTCCATATCTTTATAAAACTCAAAAACATCTTTTCTCTTCCAAGAACTTATGTCAATTTTTTTCATCATCTAATCTCCCTAATAAAAATAATGTGCGTTCGTCGATGCGTTTTCTAATGAATTGACTAAAGAAAACGGCATCATATCCATGTACTGCATTTTTCATATGTCTCTCTACAACTTTAATACCTAATGATTTAAGCTTTTCTGCAAACCAGATGCCTTCATCTCTTAAACAATCATATTCCGCAGTTTCTATATATGTTGTTGGTAGTCCTTTTAAATCAGCAATTAAAAATGATGTATAAGTAAGCATACCATAATCACCATTTTTTAAATATATTTCCCACATGTTTTTATTTAAAATAGAGTTCCACATCGGTGTATCATCAAACATCTTCATTGATGGTGAGATTTGTCTATGGTCAATGACCGGATAAAACAACAACATACTCTCAAAAGATCTTTTTAGTCGATCCCTAACTAAAAGCGCAACACCAACTGATAAATTTCCACCCGCGCTATCGCCAGCAATAGATATTTGATTGATATCTATACCGAGCATATCTTTATTCTCAATCATCCATAAATAAGCTGAATAACAGTCTTCTAATCCTATTGGAAATGGGTATTTTGGCGCTAATCTATATTTAACAAAAACAGCTAAATGATTGGAGTCATCAATCATATCAGAAACCATTCTCAAATGAACCAAAGTTCCCTCAATTTGAAATCCACCACCATGAAGATATAGCAATCCTTTTTCATTTTTTGTTTCATCTTTATGTTTTAAGACAAATACTTTTATTTTCTTATTTTGATAGCCCTTAATGACATAAGTTTTTTTATTCATACCTTTTGTAGGTTTCGTAAAATATAAGCTCATATTAAAAATCATATTAAAAATAACTCTTCTAAACGAAGAATATTTTTTATACCGTAAAGGCCTTAATATTCTTAACTCTTTATCAATGTCATAAGGTTTCATCAAATCACTTTTCGAAAAGCTTTTTATACTCTCCATACCCTTCTTTTTCTAGGTCTTTTTTTGGGATAAACCTTAATGCTGCTGAATTGATGCAATATCTATATCCCCCTAGCTCAATAGGACCATCTGTAAATAGATGTCCCAAATGACTATCTGCATCTTTTGATCTAACTTCAGTTCTCATCATCCCAAAGCTTTTATCTAGCTTGGTATTGACTGATGTTAATGGTTTAGCGAAACTTGGCCACCCACAACTACTATCAAATTTATCAAGACTTGAAAACAAAGGTTCTCCAGATACGATATCAACATAGATCCCCTCTTCGTGATGATTCCAAAACTCATTTTCAAATGGTCTTTCAGTCCCTTGCTCTTGAGTCACATGATATTGTAATGGTGTTAGTTTTTTCTTTAAGTTTTCTTTTTTCATATTTTCACCTATCTTATACTAGTTTTTCTAAAAACACTTTTAAAACATCTACAAGCTTTATGATTTCGTATGATAATACTTCGTATGCTTTTTCTAAAGATGATTGATCTTTTTTCTCATTCATTTCCATCATATTTGTCAATAACCATGTTGCTCGTTTACCTGATAAATATGAACAAGAACCTTTAAAATAATGTAGTTTCTCTTTAATCTCAATACGATTTTTTGATTCTATAGCTTCTCTAATCGCATGCATATCTTTTTTATACTCTCCTAAGAAGGCTTCTATTACAGATTTAGCAATATCAAAACTATCATCAAACCTATACATATAATCTTTTTGGTCAAAAACTAAAAAAGAAGCTGGCACAAAGATTTGTTTTTGGACAGAAAGATGTTTTCTCAAAATCCGTTCTAATGCTTCCATATGAATTGGTTTAAATAGCACGTCATTCATTTGTGCCTCTTTCATCAAATCATAATCATTTAAAAATGCGTTTGCTGTTACCCCAATGATAGGAATATAACCATATTGCGGACCTAAGCTTCTAATGTTTTTTGATGCTTCAATACCACTCATCTCTGGCATCTGAATGTCCATAAGGATAATATCAAATCGCTCATTTTTTGCTGCCTCAATAGCCTTTTGTCCACTATCAACAAGTTTTGAATGGACTCCTTGTTTTTTCAATATGTTTTCAAGTGCAATTCGATTTAAGCGATTGTCATCTACGACCAAAGCATATCCAGATAATGCCTCGTTATATTTATCAAATCGTTCTTGTTTTCTTTCAAATAATTGCCCGACTATCTTTTGATATACAGTTTTTCTTGATATGATCTTTTGGAAATATAATTGAATTTGCATGTGATGTATACGATCAAAACTTCCAACTTTAATAAATAATGTAGATGATTTCGCATAGTTATTTTTATAAAAATCTATGAGTTCTAAAGACTTTTCCTGATTAAATACAATAAAATCGTACTTCTGAAGTTCATTTTCTTCAAAATAACTGACATACATACCCATAGAAAGGAACATCGTTTCAAAGTGTTTCATCACAAGATCTTGATCGGTAAGTAATACTTTAAGTCCATGAACTTCTTTAAAATCAACAAATCCCTGTTTTTTTAGAGATAGATTGAATGAAAACTTACTTCCCTTATTTGGTGTGCTTTCTAAATCTATAGAGGAACCAAGTTTTTCAATCAACTGCTTTACAATGGATAAACCAAGGCCTGTACCTTCATATTTTCTTGAATCTCCCGAATCAATCTGATAAAACTTATCAAATATCTTATCGATATGATGGTCATGAATACCAATACCTGTGTCTTCTATAGTAAATCTAACAAGGTCGAATACATCACCTTTTTCTATGCATTTAACACTCATTTTGATATATCCTTGATGTGTGTATTTAATCGCATTACTTAATAAATTTAAAATAATTTGTCTGATTTTTGAATAGTCAGCAATATAATGATGCTTGATCGAGTAATCAAAATCAAAATCAACATCTAATCCCTTTTCATATGCTTTTGAAAATATGGTCAACATCATATTTGTCAGTTCATTCTCTAGGTCAAATATATCTTCAAAAATATCAACCTGACCACTCTCTATTTTTGATATATCTAATAAATCATTAATCATCGACATCAAAGCTTTTGTTGAGTAAGATGCAATATCATGATATTCTTTTTGCTCTGTCGAAAGTTCAGTCGACTCAAGTAAATACAATGCATTAGAAATTCCATGTAATGGTGTTCTAAACTCATGACTAATTTTGGCTAAAAACTGATTTTTTTCTAAACTAGCCTCATCAGCTTTCTGTTTGAGTTCTATTAATACTTTTTGCTGTTCCTGTTTTAATATCGCATTGGTAATAACCTCGGAAAGAACTTTGAGCAAGTTCATTTCTTTATCATTCCATTGCCTTTTATTTCTAACATCATCAAAGCCAACAAATCCTAAACATTGATCCGCATTCATTAATGGAAGTGTTGTTACTGATTTTACACCTTGAGGCTCTAATATATCATATATTAAATGACCTTGTTTTAGTGCAATAACATCCTCGTAAATCACAGGATTTCCTTCTAAGTGATGATTGACCCATACTTGATCAAAAATGTCCATACTGATGTTTTGCAAATTCTCTATTTCTTTTGACACGTTTTTATTGCACCACTCAAATGTATTGCTCATGACACGTTTATCGTGATCATAACTAAATACATAAACACGATCTACATCAAGAAAATCGCCCACCATAGCAAGCGCATTTTCGATTTTCTCATGAAACTCATTGATGTTGATATTAATCAGTTCAGTTGCAATACTTAATACAATTTCTTGAAAACCATCATGATTATTCATAAATCCCTCTACATAAATGAAGTCTTATATAACTATTATATATGAAAACTCAATTTCTTGAAAGTATAAGAAAAAAAGGCATGCGCCTTTATTTTGAAAATCTATGTGCAATTGAGCTTGCTGCTGCTGCAGCCATAGCCCCAACGATGTCATCTAAAAATGTATTGCATCGATTTGGTTTTTTTCCTTCCTTATCCAAAACACCGATAATTCCCGGTTTTGCTTTATCTACATATCCAAAATTTGTAAATCCAATGGATCCATATACATTAACGATAGACAATGCCATGATTTCATCAATACCATATAAACCGTAGTCATTTAATAATATTGTTGAAAGTGGTTCAGATAACAAGCCTTTTTCAGCTAAAACATCAAGTTCTACACCTGTAATAACTGCATGTTGAACCTCTCTTTTCTTTACAACTTTTTTTACATGTTCTAAACAATACTCCAAAGTTAAATTTGGAATATATTTTTTTTGTAAGTCATAGGTGATTTCTGCAATATCTTCTAGTTTGACACCACGTTTTTCTAGTGTATCAACAACAATCTGATAGTTCTTTTGGGCTTCGCGAAGCTCTTCTTCTGTCTTTTGAAAACTCACGGAGATTCCTCCCTTTATTTTTAGAGTGTATTACTATTATACACGAATCAAGTGATTAATCAAGCCCAATATTTTTAATCCTCTTTTATAATGATGGTTTTGCTATTTTCTAAGTAAATAACATCCTCTATACTTAAGTCACTTCTACCTATTGAAAAATCAGTAGTCAATATTTGTGCACCACTTTCCATAGCATCTAAAAATCTTGATTGACTAAAATGTAGATTAGAATCTATTCTAGTTCTCACCATGAAGTGCTGATCAACTAGTGTTTTTATTTTTTCTACATCCACATCATTTTGTACAAAAAAGGATGC
Proteins encoded in this window:
- a CDS encoding 3-methyl-2-oxobutanoate dehydrogenase subunit VorB — its product is MSKVLMKGNEAIAKAAIKAGLDCYFGYPITPQNEVPEYLSKLLPEAGKVFVQAESEVAAINMVYGAAGSGKRVMTSSSSVGIALKQEGISYIAGAELPCVIGSVMRGGPGLGTIQPSQGDYYQATRGGGNGDYHVIVLAPESVQETVDLVKESFDIADAYRNPVMILADGLIGQMMETVDLDIPVKKRELPKKSWAAIGTKHHEGRNVINSLFLDPNELEQHNLKLQKKYKEIEKNETKYEMINMDNNPDYVIVAYGTTARICRSSIEILAENGVNVGMIRPISLWPYPKKAFSEIPKSVKGLMVVEMSLGQMLDDVLISDRGRHKVAFYGRPGGIVPEPEEIVEAIMTFDERVVE
- a CDS encoding 2-oxoacid:acceptor oxidoreductase encodes the protein MKKGNLTFDNEACKGCELCTHVCPVDILNLDKNRMNSKGYHLISVTDMDKCIGCANCAIICPDSVIKVEVADR
- a CDS encoding leucine dehydrogenase, which gives rise to MSDFKHFDYMAKHRYEQVVYFYDKTTGLKGITCIHNTTLGPALGGTRLWNYESEEAAVLDCLRLSRGMTYKAAAAGLNLGGGKTVLIGEADKVKSEAYFRALGRYVQSLNGRYITAEDVNTSTKDMDFVAMETDYVVGLEGKSGNPSPMTALGAFHGIRASLMHQFGDEDISKYTFAVQGAGQTGYYLIKHLVKNNAKKVYFSEINEKHIARLKKENPDVEFVKPEDFYKLDVDVLVPCALGGSLNSDTIPQIKAKIIAGTANNVLLDEDIHGDMIKEKGILYAPDFVINAGGLINVYHELLDYNVGRATRDIEKIYDRLLDIYHIAESENINTHIAAKVFAKKRIETINRLHDNYIKR
- a CDS encoding peptide-methionine (R)-S-oxide reductase, which gives rise to MKKENLKKKLTPLQYHVTQEQGTERPFENEFWNHHEEGIYVDIVSGEPLFSSLDKFDSSCGWPSFAKPLTSVNTKLDKSFGMMRTEVRSKDADSHLGHLFTDGPIELGGYRYCINSAALRFIPKKDLEKEGYGEYKKLFEK
- a CDS encoding phosphatidylglycerophosphatase A, whose protein sequence is MVVDTLEKRGVKLEDIAEITYDLQKKYIPNLTLEYCLEHVKKVVKKREVQHAVITGVELDVLAEKGLLSEPLSTILLNDYGLYGIDEIMALSIVNVYGSIGFTNFGYVDKAKPGIIGVLDKEGKKPNRCNTFLDDIVGAMAAAAASSIAHRFSK